In Carassius gibelio isolate Cgi1373 ecotype wild population from Czech Republic chromosome B17, carGib1.2-hapl.c, whole genome shotgun sequence, a single window of DNA contains:
- the LOC127976200 gene encoding myelin and lymphocyte protein-like, whose translation MASSESMMPSGCKIFTTMPDILFIPEFVFGELVWTLVASTKVEPANPQGWVTFVSLFCFLITTLWFFIFITGINQNSIWPSLDVGYHSFSVFFYLSAAVLLANVTIGKQGLDKVYQLDIAAVVMAFIVTLLYWILSAHRWKSS comes from the exons ATGGCTTCCTCAGAGAGCATGATGCCCAGTGGCTGTAAGATTTTCACCACAATGCCTGATATTCTCTTCATTCCAGAGTTT GTATTTGGTGAATTGGTGTGGACACTAGTGGCCTCCACCAAAGTGGAACCAGCAAATCCTCAGGGCTGGGTCACGTTTGTGTCACTTTTCTGCTTCCTTATCACCACTCTCTGGTTCTTCATATTTATTACTGGCATAAACCAGAACAGCATCTGGCCTAGCTTG GATGTAGGATATCATTCCTTCAGTGTATTCTTTTATCTGAGTGCTGCAGTGCTTTTGGCTAATGTCACTATCGGAAAACAAGGATTGGATAAAGTGTACCAGCTAGACATTGCTGCCGTG GTTATGGCATTTATTGTCACATTACTGTACTGGATCCTCTCTGCTCACCGATGGAAGTCCTCTTGA
- the nphp1 gene encoding nephrocystin-1: MPPKRRGPLQTVQRETDDIKRKVDALVQHAAEPDASDRTETLERCKELQRAVEEIMKTLKKLSKADELAPVGNYDQCKREEEKRLLTLYERLQSLAVQLKPHDEMAGPSSSQRDQESEEENSDEEDVSSEDEDAEEEVKDNYDNDNDDDDDNADSGDEDVSPTASGQGSVSYIALSAFKGEEEGDLSIQKGEGLEVLSKNKDGWWLAQNSRGQKGLVPKTFLKPSSPQDSERKDEDEDEGESEEEEEESSKTSNWNTVRKAVTEIDATDVLSAMGAIPPGFRPSTLSRLLEEGRSYRASHFIQPKLSQSQLSFKDLHMDPDTGKVHGRPSRVSLTLTLWSCRMIPSPGVGLQVLSRHVRLCAFNGTQVLSNIHTVRATYNSKSPKTWSFSPRMTGMLPCLLDGDCFLRCDSESPDLGILFELGVTYIRNSTGERGDLSCGWAFLKLFDESGAPIALRTQELTVHGGTPFEKDSDMDTTSTKRGYPTGVFQQMLLSRKIPKLVVKLKSVNTRSRELLNLLPDTIVGSLSTVHLLATYRQILADALLLDRVTMYNADLICSSVLASFPDVLDQPDLMDAFRKSWTESESNLRRSDKRDINVLKQMFVSVYMGSVFPLLYSAEMPAPCWADEEVESQRARIIYSPSQKTSVETLLSSQSSHQAFDITQVSYDLISSAQH, translated from the exons ATGCCTCCGAAAAGGAGAGGACCACTTCAGACAGTCCAAAGAGAAACGGATGACATCAAGAGAAAG GTGGACGCTTTAGTGCAGCATGCTGCAGAACCAGATGCGTCTGACAGGACAGAGACCTTGGAGAG GTGCAAAGAGTTACAGCGCGCAGTGGAGGAAATTATGAAGACTCTGAAGAAATTATCTAAA GCAGATGAGCTGGCTCCAGTGGGGAATTATGACCAGTGtaagagagaagaggagaagcGTTTGCTGACTTTATATGAGCGTCTACAGTCTCTAGCTGTTCAGCTAAAGCCTCATGATGA GATGGCTGGACCTAGTTCGTCCCAGAGAGATCAGGAGAGCGAGGAGGAAAATAGTGATGAAGAAGATGTGAGCTCTGAGGATGAAGATGCGGAAGAAGAAGTAAAGGATAATTATGACAatgacaatgatgatgatgatgataatgctgACAGTGGTGATGAGGATGTCAGTCCAACTGCCTCAGGACAGGGATCTGTCTCCTACATTGCTCTCAGTGCATTTAAGGGAGAGGAAGAAGGGGACCTCAGCATCCAG AAAGGAGAGGGTTTGGAAGTTCTCTCTAAGAATAAGGATGGATGGTGGCTGGCTCAAAACTCAAGAGGTCAGAAGGGCCTGGTGCCCAAAACCTTCCTGAAG CCGTCTTCTCCACAGGATAGTGAGAGaaaggatgaggatgaggatgaggggGAGagtgaagaggaagaggaggagtccAG CAAAACATCCAATTGGAACACAGTGCGGAAGGCTGTTACCGAG ATAGATGCTACTGATGTGCTTTCAGCAATGGGTGCCATCCCACCAGGCTTCAGACCCTCCACTCTGTCCAGACTCCTAGAGGAAG GGAGATCTTATAGAGCAAGTCACTTCATTCAGCCCAAGCTTAGCCAGTCACAACTGTCCTTTAAAGATCTTCATATGGACCCAGACACAGGCAAG GTTCACGGCCGGCCATCTAGAGTGAGTTTAACCCTGACCCTGTGGAGCTGTCGAATGATCCCATCCCCCGGGGTCGGGTTACAGGTGCTCAGCAGACACGTTCGGCTCTGTGCATTTAACGGAacccag GTTTTGAGTAACATTCACACAGTCAGAGCCACTTACAACTCGAAGAGCCCAAAGACCTGGAGCTTTTCTCCACGG ATGACTGGAATGCTGCCCTGTCTGCTGGATGGAGACTGTTTCCTGCGTTGTGATTCTGAATCTCCTGATCTTGGAATTCTGTTTGAACTGGGTGTAACCTACATAAGGAAT TCCACAGGGGAGAGAGGAGACCTTAGCTGTGGCTGGGCGTTCCTTAAACTGTTTGATGAAAGTGGAGCCCCCATTGCTCTACG gaCACAAGAGCTCACTGTTCATGGTGGCACACCATTTGAGAAAGATAGTGACATGGATACCACATCTACCAAAAGAG GATATCCTACTGGTGTGTTTCAGCAGATGTTGCTGTCCAGGAAGATCCCTAAACTCGTTGTTAAGCTCAAATCAGTAAACACACGCAGCAGAGAGCTTCTGAA TCTGCTGCCTGACACTATAGTAGGAAGTCTGTCCACAGTACATCTCTTGGCAACATACAGGCAAATACTCGCTGATGCTCTTTTACTGGACAGAGTCACCATGTATAATGCAG ATCTGATCTGCAGCTCGGTTCTAGCATCTTTCCCTGATGTTCTAGATCAGCCAGACCTGATGGATGCATTTAGG AAATCATGGACTGAATCAGAGAGTAACCTGAGAAGATCTGATAAG AGGGATATTAATGTGTTGAAGCAGATGTTTGTGAGCGTTTATATGGGCAGCGTGTTTCCATTGTTGTACTCTGCGGAGATGCCTGCTCCCTGCTGGGCAGATGAGGAAGTGGAATCTCAGCGTGCTCGTATTATCTACAGCCCTTCCCAAAAAACCTCAGTGGAGACTCTGCTTTCCTCTCAATCTTCACATCAAGCCTTTGACATCACACAGGTCTCCTATGACCTCATCAGCAGTGCCCAGCACTGA
- the LOC127976749 gene encoding mitoregulin — translation MAEVSERTLQVAIVVSFAAGFIAGWQANRMRRRFLDWRKKRLQDKLAETQKKLDLS, via the coding sequence ATGGCCGAAGTGTCGGAGAGGACGTTACAGGTCGCTATAGTCGTTTCGTTTGCAGCCGGTTTTATCGCCGGCTGGCAGGCAAATAGGATGCGAAGAAGGTTCTTGGACTGGCGGAAAAAGAGGTTACAGGACAAGCTCGcagaaacacagaagaagctaGACCTGTCATGA
- the ttbk1b gene encoding tau-tubulin kinase 1 isoform X1 translates to MQCIGPGVHGDENMNGAGEQVDILPSNCLVKERWKVLKKIGGGGFGEIYEAVDLLARENVALKVESAQQPKQVLKMEVAVLKKLQGKNHVCKFIGCGRNDKFNYVVMQLQGRNLADLRRSQPRGTFSMSTTLRLGKQILESIEAIHSVGFLHRDIKPSNFAMGRLPSTCRKCYMLDFGLARQYTNTNGEVRPPRTVAGFRGTVRYASVNAHKNKEMGRHDDLWSLFYMLVEFTVGQLPWRKIKDKEQVGQIKERYEHRMLLKHMPAEFHIFYDHMLDLDYHTKPDYQLLMSVFENSMKERVITENEPYDWEKSGTDTSLPTSTHTPQQQNTRQTAAIVGMVNVTPVPGELPRENTDDVLQDEHLSDQENAPPALIPSRPSEPAPAPPAGEGWDETDFNLNKLRISISKTAVAAEHEEEPAGGGRSVSPVRVGEADTQARPPRYRRVNSGESDRLSAAEDRGDAADKRSRLDMLGSPSRHIYSSQPAQMFSLEGGQGERLAGGHHDVSADGDQEAHSNAFIRSVPLAEEEDFDSREWVMIDKETELKDFHPGAEPTTSGTTDEEPEELRPLEDHEERRRRGHMHRMGGAEAVVRPKTQRGMMIVAEGEGAGPSPAQSPCHSLPPTSPRRRESEPFGPDGPEAAVAEPSPSSSQTRLKRVDFVSGVLMFDDLREEGVKSGGSGSDGSPRSSEGSPEGAASTLLAPAHRDHDQEEGSRTLVLVSAGNGQVSPGDGQGTLAALTPQGERPVPGESEPGTLSSVVRSEPRPIVMTSAAVITSGSSSPPFTKVERTFIHIAETTHLNVMTARHRPPGLDELMSTEREERERVSEREQKESEGVTLERGEDEGEKEEREDDEKVRKCNREEAETLFLPESHDQPETTIIEEAGVSKEAKLEVRPEGVPPEADQQKEQQQEESQTSLTPEQNRDADLEDEKDMSPLEAESPDRKPHPQRRSRIPVLMSEEETGSDKSSQMSQEQFQRTRKSRQQQLARLVLERKQTHLIRSRSASSQSPTLSTTASEDETHQSDDSARGEREADGKIRSRIPRPVTPIRGLSDQLGGTTLPQTQRSVSFIQYRTNSHVNPRIQKSASLHTNIHQQLPKPQLRPSQTLPPRPPSSGPSQSQGSRTATRTVSRTSAVNATRSISTSPRSYTTSRTDSPSPQRIRRQPAANEAQRQPKPPCPPQSKSKPQDSTPKKSKSHPSTSSQKARKDPLESKTKTRY, encoded by the exons ATGCAGTGCATAGGGCCTGGAGTCCACGGTGACGAAAACATGAACGGGGCGGGGGAGCAGGTCGACATCCTGCCCTCCAACTGCTTGGTAAAAGAGCGCTGGAAAGTG CTGAAGAAGATTGGGGGTGGAGGGTTCGGGGAGATCTATGAGGCAGTAGACCTGTTGGCACGAGAGAATGTGGCTCTTAAGGTGGAATCTGCCCAACAACCAAAACAAGTGCTAAAGATGGAGGTTGCTGTGTTAAAGAAACTACAAG GAAAGAATCATGTTTGCAAATTTATTGGATGTGGAAGAAATGACAAGTTCAATTACGTTGTCATGCAGTTGCAG GGAAGGAATCTTGCTGATCTCAGGAGGAGTCAGCCTAGAGGGACGTTCAGTATGAGCACAACTCTACGGTTGGGGAAACAGATTCTGGAGTCCATTGAAGCTATTCACTCTGTGGGCTTCCTGCACCGGGACATTAAACCT TCTAATTTTGCCATGGGCCGATTGCCGTCTACCTGTAGGAAATGTTACATGCTGGACTTTGGTTTGGCACGACAGTACACTAATACCAATGGGGAAGTGCGGCct CCCAGGACGGTGGCTGGGTTCAGAGGGACAGTACGCTATGCTTCCGTTAATGCTCATAAAAACAAG gaaatggGTCGTCATGATGATTTGTGGTCATTGTTTTATATGCTGGTGGAGTTTACTGTTGGACAATTACCATGGCGTAAGATAAAAGATAAG GAGCAGGTGGGACAGATTAAAGAGCGCTACGAGCACAGGATGCTGTTGAAACACATGCCTGCTGAGTTTCATATCTTCTATGATCATATGCTGGATTTAGATTACCACACCAAACCTGATTATCAG TTGCTAATGTCAGTATTTGAGAACAGCATGAAAGAGAGGGTGATAACAGAAAATGAGCCTTATGACTGGGAAAAATCTGGAACAGATACGTCCCTTCCCACCAGCACACACACGCCACAGCAACAAAACACACGGCAAACTGCTGCCATTGTGGG GATGGTGAATGTGACTCCTGTACCTGGTGAATTACCGAGGGAAAACACTGATGATGTTCTGCAAGACGAACACCTGAGTGACCAAGAGAACGCTCCACCTGCTTTGATACCCAGCAGGCCTAGCGAACCTGCTCCAGCCCCACCTGCTGGTGAAGGATGGGATGAAACTGACTTCAACCTTAACAAACTCAGGATCAGCATCAGTAAG ACGGCAGTAGCAGCAGAGCATGAGGAGGAGCCTGCAGGAGGAGGGAGGTCTGTTTCCCCGGTGAGGGTGGGGGAAGCAGATACTCAGGCCCGCCCTCCAAGGTACCGGAGAGTCAACAGCGGAGAATCTGACCGCCTGTCTGCTGCAGAGGATAGAGGAGATGCTGCAGATAAACG CTCTCGTTTGGACATGCTGGGTTCTCCATCCAGGCACATCTACTCTTCCCAGCCTGCTCAAATGTTCTCTTTAGAAGGTGGGCAGGGAGAACGACTGGCTGGTGGCCACCATGATGTCTCTGCAGACGGCGACCAGGAAGCCCACAGCAATGCCTTCATCCGCTCAGTCCCACTGGCAGAGGAAGAGGACTTTGACAGCAGGGAGTGGGTGATGATTGATAAAGAAACAGAGTTGAAAGACTTCCATCCTGGGGCAGAGCCCACAACCTCAGGCACCACGGATGAGGAACCAGAGGAATTACGCCCCCTTGAGGACCATGAGGAGAGGAGAAGGAGAGGACATATGCATAGGATGGGTGGAGCTGAGGCTGTGGTACGACCCAAAACACAACGTGGGATGATGATTGTAGCAGAGGGGGAGGGGGCTGGACCAAGCCCTGCCCAATCACCTTGTCACTCGTTGCCTCCTACCAGCCCAAGAAGAAGGGAGTCAGAGCCGTTTGGACCTGATGGACCG GAGGCTGCAGTGGCTGAACCTTCACCTTCGTCTTCTCAGACGCGTCTGAAGCGAGTCGACTTTGTGTCTGGCGTGTTGATGTTTGACGATCTGAGAGAGGAGGGTGTGAAGAGTGGAGGCTCAGGCAGTGATGGAAGCCCTCGCAGTAGTGAGGGAAGTCCAGAGGGTGCTGCATCCACCCTACTCGCCCCGGCCCACCGGGACCATGACCAGGAAGAGGGCTCACGCACACTGGTGCTTGTGTCTGCTGGTAATGGGCAGGTTTCTCCTGGTGATGGGCAGGGAACTCTCGCCGCATTGACACCGCAGGGCGAGCGACCCGTGCCGGGTGAATCCGAACCCGGGACTCTTTCCTCCGTCGTTAGGTCGGAGCCCAGGCCTATTGTCATGACATCTGCAGCTGTGATCACCAGCGGTTCTTCCTCACCGCCGTTCACCAAGGTGGAACGCACTTTCATCCACATCGCTGAGACGACACATCTCAATGTCATGACAGCCAGACACCGTCCGCCTGGACTGGATGAGCTGATGTCTACTGAGCGTGAGGAGAGGGAAAGGGTCAGTGAACGAGAGCAAAAGGAAAGTGAGGGGGTTACATTAGAAAGAGGAGAGGATGAGGGGGAAAAAGAAGAGAGGGAAGATGATGAAAAAGTAAGGAAATGTAACAGAGAGGAAGCAGAGACTTTGTTTTTACCCGAGTCACATGACCAGCCAGAGACTACAATTATTGAGGAAGCAGGAGTCTCCAAAGAAGCCAAACTGGAAGTCAGACCTGAGGGTGTCCCACCAGAAGCAGACCAGCAAAAGGAACAGCAGCAGGAAGAGAGTCAAACTTCACTGACACCTGAACAAAACAGAGATGCGGATTTGGAAGATGAGAAGGATATGTCTCCACTTGAGGCGGAGTCACCTGATAGAAAGCCACACCCACAGAGGCGGAGCCGTATCCCGGTGCTTATGTCAGAAGAGGAAACAGGCTCAGACAAGTCATCACAGATGAGTCAAGAACAGTTTCAGCGAACTCGCAAAAGCCGACAACAACAGCTGGCTCGTCTCGTCCTGGAGCGCAAACAAACCCACCTGATTCGCTCTCGCTCCGCCTCCTCGCAGTCCCCAACACTCTCAACCACTGCATCTGAAGATGAAACCCACCAATCAGATGACTCGgcgagaggagagagagaagcagatggGAAAATTAGGAGCAGGATCCCTCGTCCAGTCACACCTATCAGGGGGTTATCCGACCAACTGGGTGGCACGACCCTTCCACAAACCCAGAGATCTGTGTCTTTCATTCAGTATAG AACCAACAGTCATGTCAATCCCAGGATTCAAAAGTCTGCAAGTCTGCACACAAATATCCATCAGCAGCTGCCTAAACCTCAGCTCCGTCCCTCTCAAACACTTCCACCCCGTCCTCCATCTTCAGGCCCTTCCCAATCACAGGGAAGTCGGACAGCCACACGTACCGTTTCTCGTACCTCAGCTGTTAATGCCACCCGAAGCATCAGCACTTCCCCTCGGAGCTACACCACCTCTCGCACCGACAGCCCTTCACCTCAGCGCATTCGCCGACAGCCTGCAGCCAATGAAGCGCAACGACAGCCCAAACCTCCTTGCCCACCGCAGTCCAAATCCAAACCTCAGGATTCCACCCCCAAAAAGAGCAAATCCCACCCATCAACGTCATCACAAAAGGCAAGGAAAGATCCACTGGAGTCAAAGACTAAAACAAGATATTAA
- the ttbk1b gene encoding tau-tubulin kinase 1 isoform X2, translating to MGRHDDLWSLFYMLVEFTVGQLPWRKIKDKEQVGQIKERYEHRMLLKHMPAEFHIFYDHMLDLDYHTKPDYQLLMSVFENSMKERVITENEPYDWEKSGTDTSLPTSTHTPQQQNTRQTAAIVGMVNVTPVPGELPRENTDDVLQDEHLSDQENAPPALIPSRPSEPAPAPPAGEGWDETDFNLNKLRISISKTAVAAEHEEEPAGGGRSVSPVRVGEADTQARPPRYRRVNSGESDRLSAAEDRGDAADKRSRLDMLGSPSRHIYSSQPAQMFSLEGGQGERLAGGHHDVSADGDQEAHSNAFIRSVPLAEEEDFDSREWVMIDKETELKDFHPGAEPTTSGTTDEEPEELRPLEDHEERRRRGHMHRMGGAEAVVRPKTQRGMMIVAEGEGAGPSPAQSPCHSLPPTSPRRRESEPFGPDGPEAAVAEPSPSSSQTRLKRVDFVSGVLMFDDLREEGVKSGGSGSDGSPRSSEGSPEGAASTLLAPAHRDHDQEEGSRTLVLVSAGNGQVSPGDGQGTLAALTPQGERPVPGESEPGTLSSVVRSEPRPIVMTSAAVITSGSSSPPFTKVERTFIHIAETTHLNVMTARHRPPGLDELMSTEREERERVSEREQKESEGVTLERGEDEGEKEEREDDEKVRKCNREEAETLFLPESHDQPETTIIEEAGVSKEAKLEVRPEGVPPEADQQKEQQQEESQTSLTPEQNRDADLEDEKDMSPLEAESPDRKPHPQRRSRIPVLMSEEETGSDKSSQMSQEQFQRTRKSRQQQLARLVLERKQTHLIRSRSASSQSPTLSTTASEDETHQSDDSARGEREADGKIRSRIPRPVTPIRGLSDQLGGTTLPQTQRSVSFIQYRTNSHVNPRIQKSASLHTNIHQQLPKPQLRPSQTLPPRPPSSGPSQSQGSRTATRTVSRTSAVNATRSISTSPRSYTTSRTDSPSPQRIRRQPAANEAQRQPKPPCPPQSKSKPQDSTPKKSKSHPSTSSQKARKDPLESKTKTRY from the exons atggGTCGTCATGATGATTTGTGGTCATTGTTTTATATGCTGGTGGAGTTTACTGTTGGACAATTACCATGGCGTAAGATAAAAGATAAG GAGCAGGTGGGACAGATTAAAGAGCGCTACGAGCACAGGATGCTGTTGAAACACATGCCTGCTGAGTTTCATATCTTCTATGATCATATGCTGGATTTAGATTACCACACCAAACCTGATTATCAG TTGCTAATGTCAGTATTTGAGAACAGCATGAAAGAGAGGGTGATAACAGAAAATGAGCCTTATGACTGGGAAAAATCTGGAACAGATACGTCCCTTCCCACCAGCACACACACGCCACAGCAACAAAACACACGGCAAACTGCTGCCATTGTGGG GATGGTGAATGTGACTCCTGTACCTGGTGAATTACCGAGGGAAAACACTGATGATGTTCTGCAAGACGAACACCTGAGTGACCAAGAGAACGCTCCACCTGCTTTGATACCCAGCAGGCCTAGCGAACCTGCTCCAGCCCCACCTGCTGGTGAAGGATGGGATGAAACTGACTTCAACCTTAACAAACTCAGGATCAGCATCAGTAAG ACGGCAGTAGCAGCAGAGCATGAGGAGGAGCCTGCAGGAGGAGGGAGGTCTGTTTCCCCGGTGAGGGTGGGGGAAGCAGATACTCAGGCCCGCCCTCCAAGGTACCGGAGAGTCAACAGCGGAGAATCTGACCGCCTGTCTGCTGCAGAGGATAGAGGAGATGCTGCAGATAAACG CTCTCGTTTGGACATGCTGGGTTCTCCATCCAGGCACATCTACTCTTCCCAGCCTGCTCAAATGTTCTCTTTAGAAGGTGGGCAGGGAGAACGACTGGCTGGTGGCCACCATGATGTCTCTGCAGACGGCGACCAGGAAGCCCACAGCAATGCCTTCATCCGCTCAGTCCCACTGGCAGAGGAAGAGGACTTTGACAGCAGGGAGTGGGTGATGATTGATAAAGAAACAGAGTTGAAAGACTTCCATCCTGGGGCAGAGCCCACAACCTCAGGCACCACGGATGAGGAACCAGAGGAATTACGCCCCCTTGAGGACCATGAGGAGAGGAGAAGGAGAGGACATATGCATAGGATGGGTGGAGCTGAGGCTGTGGTACGACCCAAAACACAACGTGGGATGATGATTGTAGCAGAGGGGGAGGGGGCTGGACCAAGCCCTGCCCAATCACCTTGTCACTCGTTGCCTCCTACCAGCCCAAGAAGAAGGGAGTCAGAGCCGTTTGGACCTGATGGACCG GAGGCTGCAGTGGCTGAACCTTCACCTTCGTCTTCTCAGACGCGTCTGAAGCGAGTCGACTTTGTGTCTGGCGTGTTGATGTTTGACGATCTGAGAGAGGAGGGTGTGAAGAGTGGAGGCTCAGGCAGTGATGGAAGCCCTCGCAGTAGTGAGGGAAGTCCAGAGGGTGCTGCATCCACCCTACTCGCCCCGGCCCACCGGGACCATGACCAGGAAGAGGGCTCACGCACACTGGTGCTTGTGTCTGCTGGTAATGGGCAGGTTTCTCCTGGTGATGGGCAGGGAACTCTCGCCGCATTGACACCGCAGGGCGAGCGACCCGTGCCGGGTGAATCCGAACCCGGGACTCTTTCCTCCGTCGTTAGGTCGGAGCCCAGGCCTATTGTCATGACATCTGCAGCTGTGATCACCAGCGGTTCTTCCTCACCGCCGTTCACCAAGGTGGAACGCACTTTCATCCACATCGCTGAGACGACACATCTCAATGTCATGACAGCCAGACACCGTCCGCCTGGACTGGATGAGCTGATGTCTACTGAGCGTGAGGAGAGGGAAAGGGTCAGTGAACGAGAGCAAAAGGAAAGTGAGGGGGTTACATTAGAAAGAGGAGAGGATGAGGGGGAAAAAGAAGAGAGGGAAGATGATGAAAAAGTAAGGAAATGTAACAGAGAGGAAGCAGAGACTTTGTTTTTACCCGAGTCACATGACCAGCCAGAGACTACAATTATTGAGGAAGCAGGAGTCTCCAAAGAAGCCAAACTGGAAGTCAGACCTGAGGGTGTCCCACCAGAAGCAGACCAGCAAAAGGAACAGCAGCAGGAAGAGAGTCAAACTTCACTGACACCTGAACAAAACAGAGATGCGGATTTGGAAGATGAGAAGGATATGTCTCCACTTGAGGCGGAGTCACCTGATAGAAAGCCACACCCACAGAGGCGGAGCCGTATCCCGGTGCTTATGTCAGAAGAGGAAACAGGCTCAGACAAGTCATCACAGATGAGTCAAGAACAGTTTCAGCGAACTCGCAAAAGCCGACAACAACAGCTGGCTCGTCTCGTCCTGGAGCGCAAACAAACCCACCTGATTCGCTCTCGCTCCGCCTCCTCGCAGTCCCCAACACTCTCAACCACTGCATCTGAAGATGAAACCCACCAATCAGATGACTCGgcgagaggagagagagaagcagatggGAAAATTAGGAGCAGGATCCCTCGTCCAGTCACACCTATCAGGGGGTTATCCGACCAACTGGGTGGCACGACCCTTCCACAAACCCAGAGATCTGTGTCTTTCATTCAGTATAG AACCAACAGTCATGTCAATCCCAGGATTCAAAAGTCTGCAAGTCTGCACACAAATATCCATCAGCAGCTGCCTAAACCTCAGCTCCGTCCCTCTCAAACACTTCCACCCCGTCCTCCATCTTCAGGCCCTTCCCAATCACAGGGAAGTCGGACAGCCACACGTACCGTTTCTCGTACCTCAGCTGTTAATGCCACCCGAAGCATCAGCACTTCCCCTCGGAGCTACACCACCTCTCGCACCGACAGCCCTTCACCTCAGCGCATTCGCCGACAGCCTGCAGCCAATGAAGCGCAACGACAGCCCAAACCTCCTTGCCCACCGCAGTCCAAATCCAAACCTCAGGATTCCACCCCCAAAAAGAGCAAATCCCACCCATCAACGTCATCACAAAAGGCAAGGAAAGATCCACTGGAGTCAAAGACTAAAACAAGATATTAA